The genomic stretch CTTTATATATATTATTTGACTTTAAAAAATTCATTTAATTTCAGTAACACATGAATTATCCAACCATTATAAGAAATggttttatatatatatatatatatatatatatatatatatatatatatatatatatatatatatatatatatatatatatatatatatatatatttttttttttgtgatcCTCATAAATATTTTAAGTTTTGTTTTAATCCCTCAAAATATTTTTGTAAAGAAAGGTTCTAATAAAAAATTTCATCCACACTTTTGTTTTCTAATAATAAAACCATTGTTATTTCTATTACTAAGTTGTAAAAATCTTCGTTTTCTAATAATAAAATTTTTGCTAATTCACTTCCTAAGTAATAAACCGTCGTTGTTATTTCTATCGCTAAGTTGTAAAAATCTTCATTAAATTGTATGAGGGACCGAGAATGTGGATGAAATTTTTTAAAAAGATCTTTGAAAAAATATTTCaaggaattaaaatgaaatttaaaatatttataaagACCATAGACGTATTTAATCTAATTTTTTTATCCAACCACCTCTAAATTGATTGTTTTTGCTTGATGTATACTATCTCggtttttttaataaatattttgggaaaaaaaattattataatataaatcattttataatatcaataaattatcaaagatatttttttattatactctttaatatttattattctctattctttcaataatttttcttttcATATCACAATTACTATTTTTTCTTAATACATGTgagaaatcaaaatcaaaaacCACTCATGActtataaaataaaaattatctTTATTTACAAATAATGTTTAATTAATCTCTCCTATAATATGAGACTCTCAATACATCAAATTGCAAGGTTATGCATGTATTCGGTACTACTTCTCCAACTCATCAGTCAACTTAAATCTTCTCAATCTCAGCGGTCAACTTAAATTTAATGAATTTTCTTTGCTTACAAAAAGAAACAGTGTTTCTTACACCATTAATTGGGTACTTAGTAGTTACTACTACTTCTACTTAGCTACTATTTATAGAGAGAGAAAGTGAAAACAATATCTTTAGAGAGAGAGAACTGAGCAGCAAGTGGTCCAGCTGAGTCCATATCTCTTACCGACTCCATGAGCAGCCGCGTTAGATAAGTAGAGAatagagaaagaaagaaagaaacatAACAAGTTAAGAAATAATATTTCTTTTATATTTATTCTCTTCTCTCTTCTCTCTTTATTCAACTCTCATTCCAAACTATATAACTTTCCTCATCATTCACATGTAGTAAAACCCTACTTCAATTTCTTATGAGATATATATTATATTTTCTTAGCACAAACACAAGCATCAAGTTGCTAATTAAGTGCTTTTAGTTGCACACAacttttttgtttttttattttgttttggaaGTACTTTCCAACTTCAAACTAGTTTTAGTTTTGGAATTTGCTATAGGTTTAACTAGTTTAGGACACACAGTTTTTCTTAAATTCTAAAATGATGTCCAAACAAGCCTTTTCAGTTTCACCTCATTCCAACACCATGAGAGGTTCCTCATCGAATCATCTTCAAAACCCTAATCCGAACTCAATTCCACCTAAGAAAAAAAGAAACCTACCTGGAACACCAGATCCAGATTCAGAAGTGATAGCCATGTCGCCGAAATCATTGATGGCGACGAACCGTTTCTTATGTGAAATCTGCAACAAGGGATTCCAAAGAGACCAGAATTTGCAGCTTCATCGACGCGGACACAACCTTCCGTGGAAGCTGAAGCAAAGAGCTAACAAAGATCAAATTCGGAAGAAGGTTTATGTGTGTCCTGAGAAGAGCTGTGTGCACCATGAACCTTCTAGAGCTTTAGGAGATTTGACAGGAATTAAGAAACATTATAGTAGAAAACATGGTGAGAAGAAATGGAAGTGTGAAAAGTGTAACAAGAAATATGCTGTTCAATCTGATTGGAAAGCTCATAGCAAAATTTGTGGAACTAGAGAATACAAATGTGATTGCGGCACAATTTTCTCCAGGTATATATTTACTATACATCTTTCACTTTCAATGTTGCAGTAACCGTAAAACCATTGGATTTGAGATAACTCAGATCCAATAGTTTCACGGTTTCTACATTAGTCTTTGTATCTGATGTTCCTGCAGAACTATTCAACTTAGCTGGTTTATCGGAAATGATTTTAATGGAAGGAATATATGTTTGGAATAAGTATTAAATGAGTGTTCAACTATAAATCATTCATATATTTATTATTTGTGTTGACTATTGCTAATAAATTAGGAGGGACAGCTTCATAACGCATAGAGCTTTTTGTGAAGCATTGAGTGAACAAACTGCAAAGATATCAATACCAACAGTTCCAAGAAATTTTCATAATGATCATTTCACAAATACTCAAACTCCAAGGATCTCTCAAATTTTTCCTGGCTTTCAGTTTCACTCCGAGTTTGTTGGTTCGGGAACATCGTCGTCATCACTATGGCCAGTGCTAGAGCAAACAAATTATCAACAAGTTCTTCCTAGTAGTGATGTAATGCAACAAACAATGGATGTGTTTGGATCACAAACACAATGGTTGAATCATAATAGTAATAATCTATCTTTGCCAATGCTACATGGAGTAATGAAACAAGAGGAAGAAGAAAACAAAGATTTGTCTCATAGTGTAATAAGCTCATTGTACTTGAGTAGTAGTCAGAATCCACAAGGAGGATCATCAAATCACATGTCAGCAGCAACAACGTCGCTGTTGGAGACAGAATCTCAAATGGGATCTACAAGGACAGTTATTactaatgatgatgataacaacaacaacaacaacaacagcaacacaCTCTTTAACAATGTGAACAACTTTAGCATTGTTGACAAATTCTACAAGCAAGGTCATCATGAAAGTGAAGACTTGAATGAGTTGGTGAATTTGGAAGGAGGTAGCAGAACCAATTTTGGAGGTGAGTATTTATTAAATGACTCATTTGGGACTGTGAACGTGAATGGTACCAAGAATTTAGACCATGTGGCGATGTTGGTGAATAGAGAGACAAGAATAACAAATCGATATTTACGTGATTCGAGTTTAATGTCAAAAGACAAAAACCAAATGGGATTTACAAGAGATTTTCTTGGGgttggagatgatgatgagtCAATGAGTAGATCAACTTTTTTGCAGCAAGAGCTTGATGGATTTCATGGAATGGGATCATTAGGGAATAATCTGCAGAGCCAGTTTCGTGGTGGTGGAGACTATTGCTAGAGTTTGGAATTTGAATGAAAGTATAGCTCAAAGAGCTAAGAAACTGTTGAGTAAATATCTTAATCTTAAGTTGCTTTGTACTCTTATTAACCGCAACATGTGAACTTAATGAGAGATTAGGAAAGTATCATTATGATTCTAAATTGCGGTTGATAATGTAGGAAAATGCAGATAATGAGGCTGCAATTATTGTTGCAATAATTGAGAGATTTCTAAAATTTTTATATTGCTGTTAAGATTGTGACTTAAAAGTATGAGTACTATTACCAAAGTATTTTGAGAATTAATCTTTTTGAAGTCACTTGAATTTATAGAGTTTGAGTTCTCAATATCTGTTGTTTTACTTTTACCAATGATGATAAAAACATAAGACACTGATATATGATATATGATAGTATTTGAGATTTATCAGAAAAAAATGTATAAATGGTATTGAAgcaaataaaaatataatattttgaAATATTTGTCTGAATGATATGACACATGTCCTATGAATGTGATACAAATGTCAAACATCGATTCAAAAGTTGTCGAAACAAATAAATATCAATTCTTTTATATAATTGTCAAAATTTTGCTACATGTATCGTGCTAATGTCATACAATTGTTTGAGTGTGTTTTTTTTTACTTTGTTCTTTATGTCTTTGCGCGCACTAATAGTGCTCTTCGTTACAACTAAAAAAGAGTGTCTTATAAGTGTCGAACACATACGCATGCAAGATACACAACACTTGATTTTCTACGTAACTTGATTCTTGATTCTGTTGTTTCTTTCTAATATACGATTCCTTCGTTATAACTAAAAGAATGAGTATCTTATGAGTGTCGAACGCATACGCATATGCATGTAAGACACGCAACACGTAAATTCTTAAAGATATTTGTGCTTTCTAGAATTTAAATTTATAATATCTTATTAAACTAATGATATATGTTATGATTGTGATTATAGATTTTAATATAAGACTACGAGTACAACTACTTGCCAATTAAATTTTGATTTGACTTGAATTTAGATAGAGTTAAAATCCTCAATATTATAGAACCACTGAATTTAAGTTTATAATTTTCTACTAAGCTAATGACACTGTTGAATAACTACTATTTATGTATTTATCCTGAATAAAAATATATGAATCATATAACTCTCCTATatgtatatatttatatattaacAACTATGTGGTAGCTAGCTAAGTTTAAATAAAATTGAGTTCAAAAAAAGAAAACGCAGTGGCTGAGATTGGTAGTTAGAGTATCCAAAGAGGTGTTAGAAAAGTGATATAGTGATGCACAGTAAACATATGGTAATTTCACGTGTAATAGAAACGATAAAGAGATCTCGTGAAGAACATTGGGACCATTGCATGATAGAAGGGACAAAAATGATATATAGAAgagaaatgattccaaaagacACACACAGGGTGATTCTCTCACTTATGGAAGGTCCCTACCCTACACTTAGTACTAAATATATGTAGTCTTCTTTCCATGCATGTCTTGTTTCGTAGAGGTGTAGAAGCATTAGCTGGCTTTTTTCTATAATAACACTGATAGAGCCTTTCAACTTCGTACATACTATTTCGTTACCTACCTGGTGGTGCTGCTGCTCATGGtgcctctctctctctctctctcaccTATCATCTTTCTTCATACTGTTGAGACCGTGAAATGATTTCAACTGTGAAAACAAATAATATATTACTATACAAAGATAGATATGCTTTTCTTCTACTTTTTCAATATGTTTCACTTTTTATTTAATGGATATATGCACTTATGCACTACAAGTAAAACAATTTTACACTATTAATAAAAATACAGTATTGTAGTATATATATATTGCTACAAACTTCTAAATTACTCTTAGATATAATGTGTATAAAAATGTTAGAATAACCTAAATTATTATactaatatttttttaaaaatttaaaaataattaaaatagtttTAAAGAATTTACTACTATTAAAAGGTTGGTGATTTGATTTTATAAATAGGCAATTCATATTTTATAattaatcatttaaaaaaatcaatGTCATTTTTTTACTTTAAAGCTTTAAACTATAATGTCTATTGCAATATAACCATTTCttataaaaaatgattttttattaaGAATATAGTTCAAGGCTTTATAGACTTTAAGGCTATACAAAAAGTGGTTTTTTTTATTAAGAATAAAAGTAGCATTTAATGAGCTTCTACATACTTGAAAAGAACTTTATATAATTACATATATTTTTGAATTTCAACAAACACAAtttatataaattattttttaattctTTACACAACATATATTTTATAATTCTTCTCATATTACtttatattatttaattaaaaaaaatattatttatttatatacCAAAATCATCATTATTGTTGTGTATTATTTAACTATAATAGAGAATTATAAGATTTGCTAGTTTAGTTTTCTAAATATTATTCATTTATATGTCAAAACAATGTTAATTTCTTCTTTTTTTAATTAGTAATTTATTCACTTACACGCATATTTTTaaatattcataaaaaaaattcatttaaaTTTTTATAACATATTCCATATTTTGTAGCAATATActagtattttattttaatttgtattcatttttgtataatttttttttacatgtatatataatatttattatttttaagtATGAATCAAAATCAGTATATTCACTCGCAAATATTTTACATCAAACACCGCATTAAATTTGgataaaaattatattttattattttcttacTTTCTTACATTAGTTCATCCAtatttcaaataaaatattttcatAGATATATATCAAATGATTTTTAGTTAAGATTTATTTTTAAAGTTAGAAAAATATAAATATTACCAAACAACTTTAACTTTATTTATAAAGCTCTTATTTCAACTTTAGTTTAAAAGTAACTTTTACAATCGAAAAAAGCTCGGCCAAACGATACCTAAACAATTTTCTAAAACTATATTATATCAACTATTCAAATACCAATCGTGGTACCTGAGTTACGTTCGATCATACATTAAGCGTAGTTATATTACCTACTTATTATTCCAAAATCTTCCCAACTACTTCTAAAAATTTCCCTTTTACTATTAACCCACTCCAATAACTTTTCTAAGCTATGGATAACACCATTCAATCATCATCTATTTCTGTCCCTAGAGATATTTTTTCATCTCAAAATTTATGGGGCGTAGTAGGAGAAGGTTTCACTGCTCCCACAGATACTTCAGCTCTCAATGCAGCTAAAAAAATAGTTGAAGAAAAATAAACAGAAAAATTCAAAAGCGTTGTTCACTTTGCAACAAGCGGTGCCTGATGCAATttttccaaaaattatgggaGGTAAGACTGTCAAAGAAGCGTGGAACACATTGTTAGAGGAGTTTCAAGGAAGCGACAAGATACACGTTGTTAAACTTCAATCTCTAAGAAGAGATTTTGAACTATTGAAGATGAAGAAGTATGAGACACTTAAAAATTACTATGCTAAAGTTAAAGAAATGATTAATCAAATAAGAGTTTTTAGATAGGATATTATTGACAAgaaaattattgagaaaattttAATTATTATCCCCAATCGTGACAATGATTAAGGAAAGCAAATATATGTTCACTCTATCAGTGACAAAATTAATTATGAGCTTTCTTGAAGCATATAAGTAAAGATTGTATAGACATACAGAAGATACACTTGAAAATATTTTCCAGTCAAAGCTCAAAATTCAACCgcaaaataaagaaaataaaggAAAGAAAAATTAAGGAGAAACATCCAGAAGAAGAGAAGTTTCTATAAATTTCCTCAAGAACAGGCCAGATAAAAATTCTCCATGCAATATATCTAAAAGGCTAGGCCACACAGATAAATATTATTGGTATCATCATATGCCACAATGCAACCATTGAAAGAAGTTCGGGCACATAGAGAAAAATTGTCGCAACAAAAATAAGCATCAAGCTAATATTACAGAGGAACGTGATCAAGAACAAAGTACGTTCTATGCAACTCAAGAATCAATAAAAAAAAGAGGAAGCTAGTACTTGGATAATGGCTGGAGCAAGCACATGACCAATGATAAGACTATTTTCAAAAGCATTGACGACTCTGTCAAAGTCAAAATTTGATAGGGAAATGGCAGTGTGGTAGAATCAAAAGGCAAAGACATTGTCATGATGAAGACAAATAAATGTAAGTAACTCATCCATGATGTCTTACTAGTTCCTATCCTAAAAGAAAATCTTTTAAGTATTGGCCAAATGATGGAGAGAGGCTACACAATTCACTTTGAAGAAGGTGTATGCAAAATATTCGACAACAAAAATAAAAGGGTTGGGATAGCCTAAGGGaagatggagaagagaaataaaaACTTCCTTCTAAATTTGACATATGCAACTAGCATTTCCATGAAGGTACAAGTTGACGATTCATGGCTTTGACATCAAAGATTTGGCCACTTCAACGCGTATGCCTTTAAGTTGTTACATCATAAGAACATGAAGAGAGATCTTCCAAGCATAATGGAGAACAATGAAGTGTGCGAATGATGTTTATTCGGTAAAAAACACCAATTTTCATTCTCAATAGGAAGAAcatcactacgccaaaaaggttttttaacagcgcattttagacagcgcttttaaaagaaagcgctgtctaaggttaaaataaaaataaaacacggaaactgttctaaaaaaataatgaaagcgctgtctaagggggggtcttagacagcgcttttagaaagcgctgtctaagacccccccttagacagcgcttttagaaagcgcttttaaatatagaccttagacagcgctttctcaaaagcgctgtttaaagtctttcaattaaaaagaaaaggataatttacctaagtccAGTGTTACCCCATTCAAACCAAAACCTGCTTCAAGGCTCACCGTACTCCCTCCGTCTCCTTCGCGCCGGAATCGCCTCCGGCAGCGGCGATTTCATGTTGAGGTTAGAATTTGTGTATGTTGCGGTGGCATTTGCACAGCCCATGTGTACAGTGGCCCACTCCATTTGCAGCAACAGCCGTAAGCAAACCCTTCTCCATTTAATTTCACAGTAAAATGCATGCTATTGCGTTCTTCGTCCTCTTTCTAAAATCTACTCCTCTTAAACTAACTACCACTATTTCATTATTCATACCTCGAATCGAAATAAACAAACCCTAGAACTATGGCGAAGAAACGCGTTCCCGATTGGCTCAACAGTCCTATCTGGTCCTCCCCCTCCGAACACAACCGCTTTTCCGCCGCTTTTGACCCACCGGAACCTCCCTCTCCACCCCCTGTCACCGTCGAAGAAGATCCTCCTTTAATTCAACATCGTACAAATCACAATGGTATTGCCACTTCATCTccctcttcttcttcatcctctgcttCTACTTCCTCCGCCGATGACATGTCCATCTCTCGCCGGGCCCAGTGCCAGGCTCAATTGTTAGCCGAGGTAGCTTTCGTTTCACTCCATCATCCTTACTCTGAAATAAAAAAGCTTATAGTTGTTATTGTTCAGTTATGATGATATTGCTAACTCTTTGGTTACTAATAGTTATCTAGGAAGGTCATAGATATGCGGGAATTGAGGAGAATTGCTTCTCAAGGGATACCTGATTTTCCTGGTTTACGTTCTACTGTCTGGAAGGTAACTTCCTTTTCATTTTTCTTTGAAATTTCAATTAAGCCTTGGTATGGATGAACAATTTAATTAAGTGTTTATAGCATAATGGTTGTTTATCATATACGTGTTTATGGATAAGCTATTTTTATAACTTAACACCAAGTAAAGTTAAATGGTTTTCATATAACCTATAAAATATAAACTATTTTCATTAGCTTTTTTGAAGAGCTTATGGAAATAAGCTGAAAACAATTTATGAACTTGTTATATACTGTTCGTATAAGCCCTCACAAGTATTTAGGTCAGTGATGATAGataaactcaaataagtcaattCAAATAGGTCCAAAGTCAAAAATCAATGTATATAGATGTTgcaatttatttatttattatttttttttgcaGCTTCTGCTAGGTTATCTACCACCTGATCATGCCCTTTGGTCCTCTGAATTGGCAAAGAAGAGGTCACAATACAAACGTTTCAAACAAGACATTCTTATCAATCCTGTAAGTTAGTTGATTTTGTTGGTTATTCTAACTAGTCAATATTCTATTTGCTTTGTCTACTTAGCCCCCGTCTGAATATTTTTGTGGCTAGTTAGTCAGAAATCACGAGGAGGATGTGGGACTCTGCTGATTATGATGCCGACGAAGTCAAATGTGAGACCAGGTGCATGCTTTCTAGATCACAAATCACTCACGGGGAACATCCTTTGAGTCTTGGCAAGACCAGCATTTGGAATAAGTTTTTCCAGGTACTAGTCTATGCAAACTTTTTTCTATATTTGAAAGCTACCCATTTTCCCCCTCTGTGTGAACTGTGTTTATGCTTCTTTGCACCATTGTCTTTATCATAATTACTGTATTCTCTGTTATGAGGCAAGCTTCTAAACTGTTATAATATATGGTATGCAAGTTCTTCATGTCACGGCTTATTTTATTTGTAGAATAACACATGATCTCCAGGTAATTATATTTATCAAACACGCTGCCACATACAGCTGATGGTCTTGCACTCTTGCTGTTATTGATATTTTAATTTTGGAAAATGCTAATGAGTGCCCTTAGTGCATTGTTTAAGTAATCAAAAGTGGTAACTTCCTCATAGGAAGTTGTGTATTTATTACTTCTACATATGTTTTGACTTGTATTTTCAAGACTATTTATTTTTATGAATACCTTAGCAGTGGCCTCAGGGAACTTGTTAGCTCAACCCTTTAATTTTTAATAAAGTAAATACTCCTTTTTATGTCACAAACTATCTGAATGTATCTCATAACGTGCTGTACTCTGGGCAGTGAAGGGCTATTGTGAATCTGTGATAGTAAATGTTGCTAGGCTTGTGGAATAGTGGGTATTGGGCTATTAGAGTTTGTAAATAAACACTGATGGATGGAACTCCAAAGTTATTTGGTTTGAATGGAACTCCAAATATTTAAAGTAGAGTAGGTCTTTTTGCCTCTGAAGGAATGGTTCATTTGACTTCTTTGGAAGTGGCAtgtaattttcttttgttttctcCATTTTATTATTAGTCTGCCACTATTTTTTTTTGTATCTCATGTCGATTCTCATTAAAAATCAGATATTTAATTTTGGAACTAAAGATGGGAAACCAGCGGATACTTTGTCGCGAAAACACTCATATGTTCTGCAGCCGGTAACTGGGAAAGCAAAGTACTCAAAGCTGCATTCGAGTGAAGTTGCTGATAGCAAACAACCATTGCAGACGGCTGTTGTGAATTTGGATGATGTTACAATCAGCTTATCTAAGGTTCATTTGTTGTTTCTCTTTTGGTCATTTTGTTGTGTGAGATTGTCATCATTTTTTAGGATAATCTTTGCATTTCTGTCTTTGCAGGATGGATACAGAGATATGATGAAATTAGCAGACAACTTCGCTACATTTAATCAACGTCTAAAGTATGCTCATTTCCGTCCACTGGTGCCAGTAAAAGCTGATTCCAGGTCTTGGTGGAAGTATGCTTACAGAGCTGTATCCGATCAGATGAAAAAGGCAAGGTATTTAACTTCAATTATATTCACAGCCTTATACATTACTTGTCAACTGCTAAGATTTTGATTGTTAATTACTGTAATAGGGTTATAGAtagagaagaggagaaaggttacATATGGAAAATGGGAGGAATATGAGGTGTGTGTTGAGTGTAATTCGGGTTGACATGTATGTTATTAGGCAAAGAAATAGCATCTCTGACTATTTTCTGCTCTAGGATTACTCTCTGTTGTAATTTCTTTTTAATGTATGATATACAAATTTGCTTTTATAATTGTAAAGTATGCAGTAACTTCAGAACATGTTTATTCCAATGAAAGCGATATTCTTTTTATAGGAAATAGTCCATAAAGATACTTCATAAATTGAGGGATtaagaaataaaataaacataaaattCCCACATTGTTTTTTTTATCTAACCAGAGGTCACTAGCTTCATATATAAAAAAGCATGCTTGTTCAAATTCTAAGACTGAGGATCTATGGGCTGCACTTGAGGAAGGATCTGGTGAACCTGTGAATAAGTTAATGACCACATGGACTAAGCAGCAAGGATATCCTGTTGTATCTGTTAAAGTCAACAATCAGAATTTGGAGTTTGATCAGGTACCATTGCATCCAACCTTTTCATTAGTTTCTTGTCGTGATTATCTTCAGAGAAAACCCTTTATGTGTATTGTAACTTGGGAGCCTTGTATGTTTATCGGCAGTCACAATTCTTGTCAAGTCGTGCTCAAGGGGAAGGCCAATGGATTGTTCCAATAACATTATGCTTTGGCTCATATGACGTCCACAAAAATTTCCTCTTCCAAACAAAATCTGAAACACGTGATGTTAAAGAGTTACTCGGTTCCCCGATTACCGAAGACAGCAAATCTTGG from Lathyrus oleraceus cultivar Zhongwan6 chromosome 7, CAAS_Psat_ZW6_1.0, whole genome shotgun sequence encodes the following:
- the LOC127104573 gene encoding uncharacterized protein LOC127104573; its protein translation is MAKKRVPDWLNSPIWSSPSEHNRFSAAFDPPEPPSPPPVTVEEDPPLIQHRTNHNGIATSSPSSSSSSASTSSADDMSISRRAQCQAQLLAELSRKVIDMRELRRIASQGIPDFPGLRSTVWKLLLGYLPPDHALWSSELAKKRSQYKRFKQDILINPSEITRRMWDSADYDADEVKCETRCMLSRSQITHGEHPLSLGKTSIWNKFFQVLVYANFFLYLKATHFPPLCELCLCFFAPLSLS
- the LOC127108455 gene encoding zinc finger protein BALDIBIS — its product is MMSKQAFSVSPHSNTMRGSSSNHLQNPNPNSIPPKKKRNLPGTPDPDSEVIAMSPKSLMATNRFLCEICNKGFQRDQNLQLHRRGHNLPWKLKQRANKDQIRKKVYVCPEKSCVHHEPSRALGDLTGIKKHYSRKHGEKKWKCEKCNKKYAVQSDWKAHSKICGTREYKCDCGTIFSRRDSFITHRAFCEALSEQTAKISIPTVPRNFHNDHFTNTQTPRISQIFPGFQFHSEFVGSGTSSSSLWPVLEQTNYQQVLPSSDVMQQTMDVFGSQTQWLNHNSNNLSLPMLHGVMKQEEEENKDLSHSVISSLYLSSSQNPQGGSSNHMSAATTSLLETESQMGSTRTVITNDDDNNNNNNNSNTLFNNVNNFSIVDKFYKQGHHESEDLNELVNLEGGSRTNFGGEYLLNDSFGTVNVNGTKNLDHVAMLVNRETRITNRYLRDSSLMSKDKNQMGFTRDFLGVGDDDESMSRSTFLQQELDGFHGMGSLGNNLQSQFRGGGDYC